In one Corallococcus sp. EGB genomic region, the following are encoded:
- a CDS encoding NAD(P)/FAD-dependent oxidoreductase, with protein sequence MEDAEVVIAGGGPAGCAVAAALAELGWSVLLLDAGVDRHKQLAGELLHPAGIRDLRALGFGDVVEGWTAQPVKGFAVRFHAPARTLVLPYGRGLTGLSLEHAALTLPLLESVSRRRGVTVRAPARVTAVEHNCEHGVRLRYSHAGAEHTVHARLLVAADGRASPVRRMLGIAEHHRRISTMLGVTVDSDCLTHPDHGHQFVGGAVHALAYAIQPGVARVMVDLPLGSTLQTVRAQPDLLLALPPRLREAVWRALEERPAVRMASNDDWLAETVWMGSAVLVGDAAACCHPLTASGMASCFHDARALQESLHRHPDDVARALEHYAHARRPAQRTRVALASALYSAFAGRDEGMRALRMGLLHYWEHSPRGARASMALLSSEEPRMRVMAREYLRVVFHAFAAMLSPNGPGGSLRSTAPLLRSAGPPLRGTVASAVEQVGSWLHHRVRRPVYTLARAGWASPRRAFASNRYPRPRQTTSRDSFADSATPAPSKGRTAGTQ encoded by the coding sequence GTGGAGGACGCCGAGGTGGTGATCGCCGGGGGAGGGCCCGCGGGATGCGCGGTGGCGGCGGCGCTCGCCGAGTTGGGGTGGTCCGTCCTGCTGCTGGACGCGGGCGTGGACCGGCACAAACAACTCGCGGGCGAGCTGCTCCACCCCGCGGGCATCCGGGACCTGCGCGCGCTGGGCTTCGGGGACGTCGTGGAGGGGTGGACGGCCCAGCCCGTGAAGGGCTTCGCGGTGCGCTTCCATGCCCCTGCCCGCACGCTCGTCCTTCCCTACGGTCGCGGTCTCACGGGCCTGTCGCTCGAACACGCGGCCCTCACCCTTCCCCTGCTGGAGTCGGTGTCGCGGCGGCGCGGCGTCACCGTGCGCGCCCCGGCCCGGGTGACGGCCGTGGAGCACAACTGCGAGCACGGCGTGCGCCTGCGCTACTCGCACGCGGGCGCCGAGCACACCGTGCACGCCCGGCTGCTCGTGGCCGCGGACGGGCGCGCCTCGCCCGTGCGGAGGATGCTGGGCATCGCCGAGCACCACCGGCGCATCTCCACCATGCTGGGCGTGACCGTGGACAGCGACTGCCTCACCCATCCGGACCACGGCCACCAGTTCGTGGGCGGCGCCGTGCACGCGCTGGCCTATGCCATCCAGCCCGGCGTGGCGCGCGTGATGGTGGACCTGCCCCTGGGCAGCACCCTCCAGACGGTGCGGGCCCAGCCGGACCTGCTGCTCGCCCTGCCCCCGCGGCTGAGGGAGGCGGTCTGGCGGGCGCTGGAGGAGCGGCCCGCGGTGCGCATGGCCTCCAACGACGACTGGCTGGCGGAGACCGTCTGGATGGGGAGCGCCGTGCTCGTGGGCGACGCCGCCGCGTGCTGTCACCCCCTCACGGCGAGCGGCATGGCGTCGTGCTTCCACGATGCCCGCGCCCTCCAGGAGTCGCTGCACCGCCACCCGGACGACGTCGCCCGCGCGCTGGAGCACTACGCGCACGCGAGGCGGCCGGCGCAGCGCACGCGCGTCGCGCTCGCCTCCGCGCTCTACAGCGCCTTCGCCGGCCGGGACGAAGGGATGCGGGCGCTGCGGATGGGCCTCTTGCACTACTGGGAGCACAGCCCGCGCGGCGCGCGCGCCTCCATGGCCCTGCTCTCCTCCGAGGAGCCCCGCATGCGGGTGATGGCCCGCGAGTACCTGCGCGTCGTCTTCCATGCCTTCGCCGCGATGCTCTCGCCCAACGGTCCCGGGGGCAGCCTGCGGTCCACCGCGCCGCTGTTGCGCTCGGCCGGGCCGCCCTTGCGCGGCACCGTGGCGAGCGCGGTGGAACAGGTGGGCAGCTGGCTGCATCATCGCGTCCGCCGTCCCGTCTACACGCTGGCCCGGGCGGGCTGGGCTTCCCCCAGGCGCGCCTTCGCATCCAACCGGTATCCCCGGCCGCGCCAGACCACCTCGCGCGACAGCTTCGCGGACAGCGCCACGCCGGCGCCCAGCAAGGGGAGGACCGCCGGCACCCAGTAG
- a CDS encoding MMPL family transporter, giving the protein MAGRSDDSPVGGGPSVFARLAVGVFRHRSWVLVGTLLLLGAAVWALLRGGQLTTGTIEGIESAQAEALARGAAAGSNDQTLAVLFHHDGWTTEDPRFTQALTSVLTRVERLPQVASVVSPVGAPAAFRARLVAATGHDVLALVRLKGGEREAIAAFPAVRSALEDPNLRTTLTGKVAFLAALNNLLEHDLLRAELLSFPLALLVLLWVFRTVVAAMLPLVVGGLAVVCGVAGVLLLSHVTNMAQYTLNVVSLIGLGVAIDYSLFIVSRFRSELAQGSTTEQALMRTLDTAGRAVAFSGLAVTVGLGGLLFFRGSYLSAMGLGGALVVAFAVLFALTVLPALLAWLGPRVDRGRLPFARTVGGGGGWHALATWVMRHPWWVLLPTLTLLLAMGLPFRRLQLAATDITALPEDTEARRGAETLARLFPREAATRVLVAVEFPGGNPLTPERAGALYDASRRVASLPGVVGVESAVDLGPGIDRATVLRMAAAPPQLLPPELQAARAAYVTGSVAVMQVLTSAPPSSLEARNLVRELRKDRAVGDGRWLVGGQTATDVDAAAFVKRHTPAAVGFVMGMTCIVLFVLLHSVVLPLKALLMNLLSLAGSFGALVWIFQEGHLHRLLRFEPAPIEPSLPILLFCALFGLSMDYEVLLLSRIREEWLRTGDNTHAVAEGLERTGGLITSAAAIMVAVFVAFTLASVVVVKAMGLGMAIAVALDATLVRVLIVPAMMRLMGDFNWWGPGHWRRSRPRVPGTEVRP; this is encoded by the coding sequence ATGGCGGGACGGAGTGACGACTCACCGGTGGGGGGCGGACCATCCGTGTTCGCCCGGCTGGCGGTGGGCGTGTTCCGGCACCGGAGCTGGGTGTTGGTGGGCACGCTGTTGCTGCTCGGCGCGGCGGTGTGGGCGCTGCTGCGCGGCGGGCAGCTCACCACCGGGACCATCGAGGGCATCGAGTCCGCGCAGGCAGAGGCGCTCGCGCGGGGCGCCGCCGCGGGGTCGAATGATCAGACCCTGGCGGTCCTCTTCCACCACGATGGGTGGACCACGGAGGACCCGCGCTTCACCCAGGCGCTGACCTCCGTGCTGACGCGCGTGGAGCGGCTGCCACAGGTCGCGTCGGTGGTGTCTCCCGTCGGGGCACCCGCGGCCTTCCGGGCCCGCTTGGTGGCCGCCACGGGCCACGACGTGCTGGCGCTGGTGCGGCTCAAGGGCGGCGAGCGCGAGGCCATCGCTGCGTTCCCCGCCGTGCGCTCGGCGCTGGAGGACCCGAACCTCCGGACGACGCTCACCGGCAAGGTGGCCTTCCTCGCCGCGCTCAATAACCTGCTGGAGCACGACCTGCTGCGCGCGGAGTTGCTGTCCTTCCCGCTGGCGCTGCTGGTCCTGTTGTGGGTGTTCCGGACGGTGGTGGCGGCCATGCTGCCGCTGGTGGTGGGCGGGCTGGCGGTCGTCTGCGGCGTGGCGGGCGTGCTGCTCCTGTCGCACGTCACGAACATGGCGCAGTACACCCTCAACGTCGTCTCGCTCATCGGGCTGGGCGTGGCCATCGACTATTCGCTCTTCATCGTGAGCCGCTTCCGCTCCGAGCTCGCGCAGGGCTCCACCACCGAGCAGGCCCTGATGCGCACGCTGGACACCGCCGGGCGGGCGGTGGCGTTCTCCGGGCTGGCCGTCACGGTGGGGTTGGGCGGCCTGCTCTTCTTCCGAGGCTCGTACCTGAGCGCCATGGGGCTGGGCGGCGCGCTGGTGGTGGCCTTCGCGGTCCTCTTCGCGCTCACCGTGCTGCCGGCGCTCCTCGCGTGGCTGGGGCCCCGGGTGGACCGGGGACGTCTGCCCTTCGCGCGCACCGTGGGAGGGGGCGGCGGCTGGCATGCGCTGGCCACCTGGGTGATGCGGCATCCGTGGTGGGTGCTGTTGCCGACGCTGACGCTCCTGTTGGCCATGGGGCTGCCGTTCCGCCGCCTGCAACTGGCGGCCACGGACATCACCGCGCTGCCCGAGGACACGGAGGCGCGCCGGGGCGCGGAGACCCTCGCGCGCCTGTTTCCCCGCGAGGCCGCCACCCGCGTGCTGGTGGCGGTGGAGTTCCCCGGAGGCAATCCGCTCACGCCGGAGCGCGCGGGCGCCCTCTACGACGCCAGCCGTCGGGTGGCGTCCCTGCCCGGTGTGGTCGGCGTGGAGAGCGCGGTGGACCTGGGCCCCGGCATCGACCGCGCGACCGTCCTGCGAATGGCCGCGGCACCTCCCCAGCTCCTTCCTCCCGAGCTCCAGGCCGCGCGGGCCGCGTACGTCACCGGCAGCGTGGCGGTGATGCAGGTGCTGACCTCCGCGCCCCCCAGCAGCCTGGAGGCAAGGAACCTGGTCCGCGAGCTGCGCAAGGACCGCGCGGTGGGCGACGGCCGGTGGCTCGTGGGTGGGCAGACCGCGACGGACGTGGACGCGGCGGCCTTCGTGAAGCGCCATACACCCGCGGCGGTGGGGTTCGTGATGGGGATGACGTGCATCGTCCTCTTCGTGCTCCTGCACTCCGTGGTGCTGCCCTTGAAGGCGCTCCTGATGAACCTGCTGTCGTTGGCCGGTTCGTTCGGGGCCCTGGTGTGGATCTTCCAGGAGGGGCACCTGCACCGGCTGCTGCGCTTCGAGCCCGCGCCCATCGAGCCGTCGCTGCCCATCCTGTTGTTCTGCGCGCTGTTCGGCCTGTCCATGGACTACGAGGTCCTGCTGCTCAGCCGCATCCGCGAGGAGTGGCTGCGCACCGGCGACAACACCCATGCGGTGGCGGAAGGGCTGGAGCGGACCGGCGGCCTCATCACCAGCGCGGCGGCCATCATGGTGGCGGTGTTCGTGGCCTTCACGCTGGCGTCGGTGGTGGTGGTGAAGGCGATGGGGCTGGGCATGGCCATCGCGGTCGCGCTGGATGCGACGCTGGTCCGGGTGCTCATCGTCCCCGCGATGATGCGCCTGATGGGGGACTTCAACTGGTGGGGGCCCGGCCACTGGAGGCGCTCGCGGCCGCGGGTCCCGGGGACGGAGGTGCGGCCATGA